ggcaaaacaaatatttcgatAATAGAGCACTCTTTAATGCTTCTCATCATGAGCCGTGCAAATGGTATggtacaaaaattttattaaaaatacttaaaaacatgttaaaaaaatataaaacgtatcTTTTCATAAACATGATATACGTACcatgtttatttcaaaataataagtaaaacgGTTTGTACCGATTATTTGTTGAGTAAGTATTACATTTATAGtagattattttgttttgtgacttgttttgttttgtaaatgcCATGTTAGATTATCTATTACTCTGACTAGACAAAAAATTCCCTAATGACTTGCTATATCCaactagttttaaaaaatatgacaatgtaattattttatcataagcagtttatcttaataaaagccataaaaatatcatatgttatgttaaaaaGATTGTAATTcacacttaattttttatgcacATTGCtaatataagaattaataaatggtAGTAGAACCATATCTAGATCTGTTCATAAGGTACTGGCAAGTTActcgaaaaataattttgattttacgtCTGTGACTTTCTAATTTCTGTCACTTATTATCGAGCCGCTATAAAATTGTAGAGTAATAAACCTCGAATCCAATCGCAGGTGTACAATTTTTGATTTAGTTCGAAATCACTTAAAATATCCAttaggtatttaattaaatatatacatttaggaCAGTGTAATCGGAAGTTTTGCTGAATGCAATGacaatttctttaattcaaaAACGACTGAAATAATACGACCAAATTCAGTGTAGTATAATAATCGCATAGGTGTACATAAtagattatatacttatatacggGTTTACATTAAGCTAGCTGTGTGTAACGGGGTCAGGGGTTCATGTAGTAGTGTCAACTGTCAAATGTCAATATGACAGTATCAAAATTCACGAAATAACATAAccttaaacttataaaaacaatttatacgtAAGTCGTAACAGAAATGAAGAAATATCTGCTTTAAATCTTTTATGAAGATATTTGtagatattgtaaattaaaatttaattttttggtgTTGCAACGGTGATTTCAAGCTAAAATGAGATTGAACATACCTTTTTTGGCTCCCAACAGTAAAAATGCAAGACGATATCAAAGGGAACCTGTACGATTTCAAATGCTACTTCCATTGGCATTGAAAAAGACAGTTTCAGGGAAAGGCGATATTACGAAAGAAGCGGTATGTATGCAAGAAATGGCAATACTATTCGCCTGTTTCAAAAAATCGGATTTTAACCAACGGGAATGCCTGAAGGAGGTTAGCGcatttcaaaattgttataatgaatatagtgCAAGAGCAAAGGTACAACGCGAAATGGGAAAGAAAGGTATTCTAGTACCAGGAGAAAAGAAGTTAACTCATAGACAGTTAAATCAACTACTTAAAGGTTTTCCACCCCTAAATTAAACAtgaatattaagtatttataagttGTAGTGCTATTTTTGTGAATATAGAAAAGTTAAATACCTATAAATTGTGTCTTATTTATATCAGAGATCGACTTGTAATGCACCAATGCAATTGTGTACAAGTCTtacaatcatatttaaattattcttcgGTTTTTCTTCTGTTAAATGTTCCATACAAgacattaacaaaatatgagaaaataaCTTAATTCTAGTTGAAATTGGCTTAACAGCCAATATAGCTCAAGCTCAAGTATAGTCAAgacaaattgaataatacagCATTTGGGCAATAACATAACCACTAGATGACTTTTACAATATAcaccaatttataaaatggtaACGGCATAAAATATGGTTCATATAATGTACTCTTCCCCTGTCACACATAAACCAGAATAAATCTTGCATGTTCGCCCACAGGAATTTCATATTGCCATTCTGGAACATGTACAATGTACctattatcttaaaaatatcacaacattcttttttaatatgtggATATTATGAAGCATAACTTCATTTTGatttatcaaatgaaaaaaagcgTGGTTATCATGCAAGTtagtgtatttgtttgtctgtgtTTCTTTCATGTTGAGAGAGAAGAGAGAGTTGGAAGAGAGGAATTGTTTTGTATGACTCTTGTGTCAAATGATAGGAGGTTTGACAGTGacataggccactttttatacattcaatatatctttttttaaacatctttCCCATTGGAATTTCCTTTGGTAAGCAAAGCCCTGGGTGGATATGTagtaaaacaatgaaatttaaaatataaagtatttattgttatatttgaaatacgtaatatttaattttattattgttatagtatgtaaaatataaaattgcacTTCAATATCACTTTGGGGCAGTGTGTATCCATTGCGGTGAGGAGACCTGAAGCTCAATGCGTTTCACCGTTATAAGCTCATCGTCTACTTCATGTATGTTGTAGAATCGTTCCAGATCTTCTATAGCTTTGTCTTCAAGCtgaaatttaaagtttatatgccattatagataaaaataaatcaccaaATGTGTTGCTCAGCccaaaactcgagaatggttCAACTAATtcggcaatttttttatgtttttgttaaggcaTGTGAAAAGTTTCTTGGAAAGAAAAAACGAACGACGGGTGAAGACGGGACGGACATTCGTCGGATAAGTAACAGTACTCATGAATTTGCtatatgaaaagaaattaCTTACCTGTTGTAAAacttataacaaatacatatttcatacctaacttatacataatatttttttttttttttgtcatagtgggcaactgagctggtggttcgtctgatggtaagcgatcaccaccgcccatgaacattcgcaaaggtagggcctctgcgaatgcgctgcccgctttttttggggtaagggaaaaggaatggattaacgactggaaagaaggaatggacttggacgggtgaggaaaaggaaacgggcctccggctcccccactcaccgtacgaaacacagtggcatgccactatttcacgccagttttctgtaggggtgtggtatttccccggtgcgagctggcccaattcgtgccgaagcgtgcccgactcccacaataaatatatatcttttcaTCAAagcatatatttgaaatatatttatcccTATTCAAATGCGAAGTTATAACCTAATACAAAAGAACATGAAAGACCAATTAACACATCTAAAAGGGGTTTGGTTCGTAGAGTGATATAACTTACCTGAGTCAAAGTTAATGGTTTTGACATGATCCTTGATGAGTCgtctttttgtttcttttgatCAGCaagtatttgattaaattgcAACGATTTTTCATTAGATTTAGGACTGCTACTAGCAATAGGTGCTTCACATATTTTCCATGGGTTTTTGGGTTTATCTGGCGGTGATccaacatttaatttattagccAAGTAAGTGTCTAGCGTCTGAACAGAGGCATTGTCATTTGCagccaatttttttctttgctttTGAGACAGTTTTGGACCAACATGGCTGATTACCAAATTACAGTGTGAATTCCTATTAACAAGTTCCGTAATTGAAGATTCTTGGGGTGATGTAGACATTCTCGATGTGGTTGGAGAGTTAAGATCTTGAATGGTAtttgatgaattattttttgttagtttagtAAAGGTGTTAGCAGGTGCTTCATTGAGTATTTCTTTTGCAGCTGATATGGCTTTCAAACGGGCCTGAACaactttttgttgtttttgctGAGGAGATAACACTTCAGTCCATTTGTTGGACTTCTCAGATGACTTTACCGtttcttttgaaatttctttgaGCGACAGAGTGATGTCACCAGACGAATCATTCAGATCGAGAGAATTCACCGAACTAACAGACTCGTATCGCATTCTGGCTTTCTCACTTTCAGTATACTCAATTTTTTTGGACTTTGTCTTCTTTTTACTGACTTCCACAATGCTGCTATCTTTAACATATTCTTCATCAATGAAATCCAAATCAACCGGGAAGTTTTTAGCACATTCTTCAATAGTTTCATCGCTCGGTGCAATTGAGAAGGGGGTTATAATACGAGAAGACATTATAGGGTTAAATTTGCAGTAATATTTGCTGATGTCCACAAGTAATTCCTCTTCTAAGGGGTCTAAAGCTCTGTTTTCAAGGATATTTGCGATATTTAACGATATAAATTCCATGCAGCACTGCTTAAGTTGGATAGCGTTGTATGTGTGGGCAAATTGGCACAATTCAGCGCAATTTTTCAAAGTAATTAGGTTGGCTAGAGCCACCTCGCACATTTCTCTAAGACGGCCTATAAACAGCTGGTCGGAGACAATGAGCATACTGCAAATGAAGTCGATGCTGTCAGACTTCTCTATTTCGGGACAGGCATCTGTGTATAAGAAGTTGATGACTGGCAGGAGAATACCGTGATTGATTGGTATTGTCACTTTGGATAACATTTTACTCTGAAACAAGAGACATGTGCGATGATTAGAGAATCACAATTAAGGTGCCATTTAAGTGGAGCATAAAGCAAAAATacgcattataaaaaaattatcatttgtcACTTGTAATCCAGAAAAAAACCTacagactataaaataaaaacgctaCAATCGTTCCATACCTCAGTCCAAGAGTGCATAAACATCCCATGGAAGTACTCCAATCTAGCCGCAAGCACGCACTTGTGCGCAGAGATAAGGACGCCATCTTTGGAACAGACGTTGGTGTTCACAAGTTCTGGGAAACTGTCCCGGTCCCAAGTTTGCGGGGTGTTCTTTGTGTAAGATGCGCTCTCTCGGAGACATACTGAGCCGtctttataactaaaataaagatatatattgatttttacaaATACTACACTACCTTTTGCCCGCGgattcgcacgcgttaaattcggagtgcTTTAATAGACGTTAATATACATCTATACATTacaccttcctcttgaatcacgctatctattaagaaaaaaaacgcCATCATAATCCgttatgtagttttaaagatctaagcatacatacaggCGCGAGATGCGACTTGTCTTTATACTTTGTTGTGATAGTGatgatatattattccagAAACATGCACtattctttcaataaaatcatcattatgtataaaactttTCTACACCCATTcgaaattttttcaatttctatacGCATGACATTTCAAATTTTGATACATCCAGGTGGATAAAGCAGCAATCAACTACCAAAGATTTATCAAagtagttgaaaaaaaaaaaaacacaatcacATCCATACATTAAGAACAAAGCTAGAACACTCACTAGAACTTCTCAAGCAACTTATGCAATCCCATAACTTGCAGCCTCTTAGCAGATGCCTGAACGAGTTTCACCGGGTCGCAGTAGAGGTGCGTGCGCGTGGGCGTGGGCGCGCCCGCCGCGTGCTGTCGACGTCTGCTGCTCTTGCGCTTGTCTTGGTGCTTGTACACTTCGAATGCTGATATTTCCGATGGGTTTTCTGTAAACGAAATAAATGTTAGTGgcttttgttttatgctaatttattacaaaagtccatgaataatcttattatttgtatcttatacctttaaacgagcaattcttgtatatatatataattggaatctcggaatccgctccaacgattttcatgaaatttagtatatagggggtttcgggggcgataaatcgatctagctaggaatcttttttagaaaatgtcatattcgtattttattcgtgttttatcgacttacacttacttttttaacaaataggaggcgtttgagtagtcccaatttattatgacgaataataatactataaatgcgaaagtttgtgaggatggatgaaTATGTATgagtgcgtctgttactctttcacgcaaaaactactgaaccgattgcaatgaaatttgcttcgtagatacctggacaactgaaataacacataggcactttttataccgatattcttacgggatacggacttacgcggtttcaaccgcgggtcacagctagtatgtatTATAAGACCGCAATTGTATcatattgtgattttattaagtttttgttaacagcaataaagaataaataaataactaaaaaaaagggggaaaaaatatattgcgaatgttcatggtgCTCTGCGAAGAAGCTACCCGCTGTTAagaggtaagggataaggaaaggattaatgactggaaagaaggaatggacggggaaggatgaggaaaaggaaacgagcgTACATTGCACTAAATTGCATTAATTAACAGAAACTTTACACATTGAAATGTCTTAatcaaaactttataataaacctaTTTTAACTAATAAGCATTGCATATTACCAACGACTTCTTCTTCGACATCTACATCTCTCTCCTTCTTCAGGCCAATTATATCTTCTTTCCTTATCTTCAAGCCGCACGGGCCTAATTCGGCAACGTCGCACGTCCCAGTATACATGTATTTGAGAATTCTTTCAAAAACTTCCGGAAGGACATTTTCTAAGCAGATTGTGGGTTTTTCACCATCGATGTTTGCTTCTTGATATAGCTTGTATAATAACTCGCTGCTTGATGCTATTATGAACATATGTGCAGGAAACAGTTTTGATCCAATCTAGGTAATGGAGTAAAAAATGCGTGTTATTAAaccctatcctacttcctactaatattattaatgcgaaatttgtaagaatgtgtgtgaatttattatggcgaataataatactataaatgcgaaagtttgtgaggatggatgaaTATGTATgagtgcgtctgttactctttcacgcaaagacttctgaaccgattgcaatgaaatttggtacgtagacagctggacaactggaataacatataggcaaattttatcccaatattcctacgggatacgaacttactgCGAGGCGCAGTTAGTGTCAGTATTttgaagatattaaaaaaaaaattgttgaaatgaaaaatgtaatcgacttataaaatattggttaattataaactcaataatataataaattgaataatttattgaacctGATACATACCAatcttttgttaattttaaataactaagataccttaaataaaaaaataattgataccTTAAAAGTGACATCATGTAATATGTCATCATCCGAAGCAGTTTCTATGAGAGATTCCATATGTTTTGAGAGACTCGTTGGAGATAATTCGGGTAGCGATAGCAGACCGCATGTTGgtttattctaaaaaatattttgtataaattatatattatattctataaataggcccggtgaaccaatttttttttttacatttgccTTGACTGATTATtcgttacataattataaatttttttatctacacaACAAAAGGTAGGTCACAACACTATCAtgctttaacaaaattttaatattaacttaatCAACAGtcatattgttattgaaaacaaaaatacctGTAAACAAGCAAAATTCAATCCCTCATAATCAACCGCAATGGCTGTAGCTCGGTGTATGTTAGGAATTTTGATAATCATCACAGATGTACAGTCGTCCTTTTCTAGAAACTTTACGAGCGCCGATTTGCCGCCATCTTTCTCCTTCTCTTTCCTGATTGGTTGGACGGGAGTGGGCGTGGTCTTGCGCGAGATGTGACCAATGAATGCCTCGCCGTATTTTGTTGTGAAGTAGAGAGCGTCGTGAGTTAGCGCCATTTGCGTTATTTTTACTTGGTGAGCGAGGCCAAAGACGCATCTACAATAAACAATTGGGGGTAAAACCTgtttattactaataaataataaagtgtcAAATTATTTCACCGCTGCGTAGTTTATGGTAAATGgataattaatagaaagagaaaatatgtggaaacattatatatcttattaaaaaggtttttgaaAAAGCAGTACTCtagatattttcatttcaacttGAGTaccaatttttgtttttcttcatttaCACACTTTTAGGTTAATCAATGAATAgcataaactatatattaaaaatacttttcaaataattaatgaatatcgTAATTACCTGGTAAGACGGTTGGTAGTATCCTGCCATATCATAAGTTGTCCAACATTTGTTAGCAATAGAACGGTAACGCGAGAATACACGCCTGTCTCACTGACCTTTGCTTCTACACATACTTGGTGTAAGTTGATTTGTCTGAAAGTtgtttttaacttataaacaaatattattattggttgTATTTCAAGGTAGGTTGCTATTCTTACTTATaccataaatgtgaaaatttatatactgaTACTagctttatttcttttcacccgcgtagaattcggttatatcgctttaatcccctatttcaatcccttctacccttttttcgcgattaAAGTAtgctatgtcctttcccaaggtcaatagttctatcttcataccaaatttcatcaaagtcggttcagtggtttaggcgtgaaatcgtaacagacagagttactttcacatttataatattagtggggatTTATATACTGATATCGGACTGTGAAAACATGTAATTTTCAtgcgaaatatttaataggatGCAAGACAAGGGCGGAAAGCTGGTGTTACATTTGCAACTCTATGAAATGTTGCCCTGTTCAAAAAGAACTCTTTTTCAATTAACCCTaaacatactttaaaatagtatgttcctattactattataaataaattttaacatatttttatttcatattaaataatccaatattgtagaataaaaattcttacttAACAGCGATTTTcttgcaaatatatttatgtaggaGATAAACATCGCCGCGGCTGGTGGTGATAACCGTGGCAGCATCTGAAGCATCCACTAGCTCGAATTTCGTGTCCTCTTTGTTATTCATTGATATGGCAACCTAaggtatacatatattatgattatacaCTATGCAATTTtgttccaaataaacaattttgaattattttttttttaaattgaatagacatatataatacaagttGTTTACgttattctataaaatgtaaaccAACCAATCCAGGTGTCCTAGCTTCTAAGAGTAGACATCTATTCAGTAgtcttaatttaaacataataaaacaattattatttttaacaaaaaatttaacagcCTTCAAATGGTCAGAAGTAGTCCA
The Zerene cesonia ecotype Mississippi chromosome 14, Zerene_cesonia_1.1, whole genome shotgun sequence DNA segment above includes these coding regions:
- the LOC119831736 gene encoding uncharacterized protein LOC119831736, whose translation is MRLNIPFLAPNSKNARRYQREPVRFQMLLPLALKKTVSGKGDITKEAVCMQEMAILFACFKKSDFNQRECLKEVSAFQNCYNEYSARAKVQREMGKKGILVPGEKKLTHRQLNQLLKGFPPLN
- the LOC119831774 gene encoding inhibitor of Bruton tyrosine kinase, which translates into the protein MSRAPEADCTKKCKSRTHGQILSSAITKRSISDASLASFIKATCANFTKAFDFEGRTALHMAVSRGRNELMHWLIKHSSEAFINAKDRESGYTPLHRSIFYGQIHSAVSLIKIGVYPDILDKDDYKAFEHAMLDRQYVCKVGNDMPNDVYVWGSNSNYTLGTGSHQPKNTPDLLTCFSRTNEDIKQVCLGKFHSVFVSASGAVWSAGQPSRAGGSAATALRPTPLKLHEPCRQVALTLTSTVFLLQSGAMIQYSSNSSDNMNPASKVATTKYQISNPIGVCAGRSHAVLWNARGVYTWGLNLGQLGHQAEEKVVPMPKRVAISMNNKEDTKFELVDASDAATVITTSRGDVYLLHKYICKKIAVKQINLHQVCVEAKVSETGVYSRVTVLLLTNVGQLMIWQDTTNRLTRCVFGLAHQVKITQMALTHDALYFTTKYGEAFIGHISRKTTPTPVQPIRKEKEKDGGKSALVKFLEKDDCTSVMIIKIPNIHRATAIAVDYEGLNFACLQNKPTCGLLSLPELSPTSLSKHMESLIETASDDDILHDVTFKIGSKLFPAHMFIIASSSELLYKLYQEANIDGEKPTICLENVLPEVFERILKYMYTGTCDVAELGPCGLKIRKEDIIGLKKERDVDVEEEVVENPSEISAFEVYKHQDKRKSSRRRQHAAGAPTPTRTHLYCDPVKLVQASAKRLQVMGLHKLLEKFYYKDGSVCLRESASYTKNTPQTWDRDSFPELVNTNVCSKDGVLISAHKCVLAARLEYFHGMFMHSWTESKMLSKVTIPINHGILLPVINFLYTDACPEIEKSDSIDFICSMLIVSDQLFIGRLREMCEVALANLITLKNCAELCQFAHTYNAIQLKQCCMEFISLNIANILENRALDPLEEELLVDISKYYCKFNPIMSSRIITPFSIAPSDETIEECAKNFPVDLDFIDEEYVKDSSIVEVSKKKTKSKKIEYTESEKARMRYESVSSVNSLDLNDSSGDITLSLKEISKETVKSSEKSNKWTEVLSPQQKQQKVVQARLKAISAAKEILNEAPANTFTKLTKNNSSNTIQDLNSPTTSRMSTSPQESSITELVNRNSHCNLVISHVGPKLSQKQRKKLAANDNASVQTLDTYLANKLNVGSPPDKPKNPWKICEAPIASSSPKSNEKSLQFNQILADQKKQKDDSSRIMSKPLTLTQLEDKAIEDLERFYNIHEVDDELITVKRIELQVSSPQWIHTAPK